The Rhodoferax ferrireducens T118 DNA segment TGAGCATGCGACCCAGCAACAGCGGGCCCAAATCGCTGACGGTGGCCCGCACCGGGTGGCCCTGTTCGCCAAAGACGTCCCACAGGGTGGTCGGAAATGCTGCGAATTCAGGAGCGGGTAGTGCACGTTCAGTCAGGACTTTGGCCAGTTTTGATCCCAAAGCGCCGACTTGGGAAAGGCCGGTCAGATCGCCCTTGACGTCGGCCATGAACACCGGCACGCCGATGCGCGAGAAGCCCTCGGCCATGGTTTGCAGCGTGATGGTCTTGCCGGTGCCGGTGGCGCCGGTGATGAGTCCGTGCCGGTTGGCTTTGTCAGGGCGCAGAAAGCATTCGGTGTTGCCATGTTGTGCAATCAGAATCGGATCAGACATAAGATTCCCAAAAAGTACAATCGAACCAATAGCGTAACGAACTTTTGAAGGATTCCCCGTGGCAGGACACAGTAAATGGGCCAATATTCAGCACCGCAAGGGCCGCCAGGACGAGAAGCGGGGCAAGGTCTGGACCCGAATCATCCGTGAAATCACGGTGGCGGCGCGCGCCGGCGGCGCTGACCTTGGCACCAACCCGCGCCTGCGCCTGGCGGTGGAGCGCGCCAAGGCGGCCAACATGCCGGCGGACCGCATCAAGTACAACATTGACAAGGCCAGCGGCACGCTCGAAGGGGTGCAGTACGAGGAGATTCGCTACGAAGGCTACGGCATCGGCGGTGCGGCGATCCTGGTGGACACCATGACCGACAACAAGGTGCGCACCGTGGCTGAAGTGCGCCACGCTTTTGCGAAATTTGGCGGCAACATGGGCGCGGAAGGCTCGGTGGCGTTCCAGTTCAAACACTGCGGCCAGTTGATTTTTGCACCCGGCACCAATGAAGACAAGGTGATGGAAGTGGCGCTGGAATCGGGTGCCGAAGATGTGATCACCGATGACGATGGTGCCATCGAAGTGCTGACCGCTTACCCGGATTTTGAGGCCGTCAAGAATGCGCTGGAAGCCGCGGGCTTGAAACCGGAGGCGGCCGATGTGACCATGCGCGCCGAAAACCCGATTGAACTCACCGGCGACGATGCGGTGCGGATGCAGAAATTGCTCGATGCGCTGGAAGATCTGGACGACGTGCAGGAGATTTATCACAACGCAGAGATTGACGCCGAAGCCCTATGAATATTCTCGTGATTGGCGGAGGTGGCCGTGAACATGCCATGGCCTGGAAGCTGGCGCAGTCGCCCAAGGCGCAGAAGGTGTTTGTCGCGCCGGGCAACGCGGGGACAGTGCTGGACAAACGCATTGAGAACATCAACATCACGGATGTGCAGCAACTGCGGGCCTGGGCTCTTGACAACAAGATTGCGCTGACGGTGGTCGGACCCGAAGTGCCGCTGGCCGCCGGGGTGGTTGATGAGTTTCGCAAACACGGTCTGCGCGTGTTTGGGCCGACCCAGGCTGCTGCCCAACTGGAGAGCTCCAAAGCCTTCTCCAAGGCTTTCATGAAGCGCCACGGCATCCCGACGGCTGAGTACGAGACCTTTGTTGACCCGGTGGCTGCGCATGCCTACCTGGAGCAAAAGGGCGCGCCTATCGTCGTCAAGGCCGACGGCCTGGCCGCAGGCAAGGGCGTGGTGGTGGCTCTGAGTCT contains these protein-coding regions:
- a CDS encoding YebC/PmpR family DNA-binding transcriptional regulator, translated to MAGHSKWANIQHRKGRQDEKRGKVWTRIIREITVAARAGGADLGTNPRLRLAVERAKAANMPADRIKYNIDKASGTLEGVQYEEIRYEGYGIGGAAILVDTMTDNKVRTVAEVRHAFAKFGGNMGAEGSVAFQFKHCGQLIFAPGTNEDKVMEVALESGAEDVITDDDGAIEVLTAYPDFEAVKNALEAAGLKPEAADVTMRAENPIELTGDDAVRMQKLLDALEDLDDVQEIYHNAEIDAEAL